A genomic region of Janthinobacterium lividum contains the following coding sequences:
- the paaI gene encoding hydroxyphenylacetyl-CoA thioesterase PaaI, with amino-acid sequence MTAQALAEAAAASMLSRDNATAAMGIALAEVGPGHARMTMTVRPDMLNGHQTCHGGFIFALADSAFAFACNSYNMNTVGAGCTIDYLAPGREGDVLTAHAVEQALAGKSGVYDVKVSNQEGRAIALFRGKSIRVAGEVISN; translated from the coding sequence ATGACCGCACAAGCCCTGGCCGAAGCGGCCGCTGCCTCCATGCTGTCGCGCGATAACGCCACCGCCGCCATGGGCATCGCCCTGGCCGAAGTGGGACCCGGCCATGCGCGCATGACGATGACGGTGCGTCCAGACATGCTCAATGGCCACCAGACCTGCCATGGCGGTTTTATCTTTGCCCTGGCCGACAGCGCCTTCGCCTTTGCCTGCAACAGCTACAACATGAACACCGTGGGAGCCGGCTGCACCATCGATTACCTGGCGCCGGGCCGCGAAGGCGACGTGCTGACGGCGCACGCCGTCGAGCAGGCGCTGGCCGGCAAGAGCGGCGTCTACGACGTCAAGGTCAGCAACCAGGAAGGGCGCGCCATCGCGCTCTTCCGTGGCAAGTCGATTCGCGTGGCGGGTGAAGTCATCAGCAATTGA
- the pcaF gene encoding 3-oxoadipyl-CoA thiolase: MNDAFICDAVRTPFGRYGGALSSVRADDLGALPIAALIARNPSVDWAAIDDVFYGCANQAGEDNRNVGRMAALLAGLPAAVPANTINRLCGSSLDAVGMAARSIKAGEAELIIAGGVESMTRAPFVMGKADSAFARAAKIEDTTLGWRFVNGKMKAQYGIDTMPETAENVAVEFGISRADQDALAQRSQQRWAAAHAAGVFEREIVPVAVPQKKGEPKMVTMDEHPRPDTSLDMLAKLKGVVKPDGTVTAGNASGLNDGACAILLASAAAVDKYKLTPRAKVLGMATAGLAPRIMGFGPSPASRKVLAQTGLSIEQMDVIELNEAFAAQALAVTRDLGLADDAAHVNPNGGAIAIGHPLGASGARLVMAALNQLERTGGRYALCTMCIGVGQGIAIVIERV, from the coding sequence ATGAATGACGCTTTTATCTGTGACGCCGTACGCACCCCGTTTGGCCGCTATGGCGGCGCGCTGTCCAGCGTGCGCGCGGACGACCTGGGTGCGCTGCCGATTGCCGCGCTGATCGCCCGCAACCCGTCCGTCGACTGGGCCGCCATCGACGACGTGTTCTACGGCTGCGCCAATCAGGCGGGCGAGGACAACCGCAACGTGGGCCGCATGGCTGCGCTGCTGGCCGGCTTGCCGGCGGCAGTACCCGCCAATACCATCAACCGTCTGTGCGGCTCCAGCCTGGATGCCGTCGGCATGGCTGCCCGTTCCATCAAGGCGGGCGAGGCGGAACTGATCATCGCCGGTGGCGTGGAAAGCATGACGCGCGCGCCTTTCGTGATGGGCAAGGCCGACAGCGCGTTTGCGCGCGCGGCGAAAATCGAAGACACGACCCTGGGCTGGCGTTTTGTGAACGGCAAGATGAAGGCGCAGTACGGCATCGACACCATGCCGGAAACGGCGGAAAACGTGGCCGTGGAATTTGGCATCAGCCGCGCCGACCAGGATGCGCTGGCCCAGCGCAGCCAGCAGCGCTGGGCGGCCGCCCACGCGGCAGGCGTGTTCGAGCGCGAAATCGTGCCCGTCGCCGTGCCGCAAAAAAAAGGCGAGCCGAAAATGGTGACGATGGATGAACATCCGCGTCCCGATACCTCGCTGGACATGCTGGCAAAGCTCAAGGGCGTGGTCAAGCCGGACGGCACAGTCACGGCCGGCAATGCCTCGGGCTTGAACGATGGCGCCTGCGCCATCCTGCTGGCGTCCGCCGCCGCCGTCGACAAATACAAACTGACGCCGCGCGCAAAGGTACTGGGCATGGCCACGGCCGGGCTGGCGCCGCGCATCATGGGTTTTGGTCCATCGCCCGCGTCGCGCAAGGTGCTGGCGCAAACGGGATTGAGCATTGAGCAGATGGACGTGATCGAACTCAATGAAGCGTTTGCGGCGCAGGCACTGGCGGTGACGCGCGACCTGGGGCTGGCGGACGATGCGGCCCACGTAAATCCGAATGGCGGTGCGATCGCCATCGGCCACCCGCTGGGCGCATCGGGCGCGCGCCTGGTGATGGCCGCGCTGAACCAGCTCGAACGAACGGGCGGGCGCTATGCGCTGTGCACCATGTGCATCGGCGTGGGGCAGGGTATTGCCATCGTTATTGAACGCGTATAA
- a CDS encoding ABC transporter ATP-binding protein, translating into MLTINNLSKSFGGVHAVQDVSFTVKEGNIHSVIGPNGAGKTTLFNLITGVYTPSKGEILLNGENVAAMPPDALARRGMSRTFQNLQVCMNMTAIDNVMVGAHLRLNQNLFASMLRLPSVRRADAACRDEAAGLMEFVGVGRHIDDEAGQMSYGALKRLEIARALAAKPKVLLLDEPAAGLNHTETGEIEALIRKVAQSGVTVVLVEHDMKLVMNLSDHILVLDYGKKLAEGTAAEVRANPDVVAAYLGVAA; encoded by the coding sequence ATGCTGACGATTAACAATCTGAGCAAGAGCTTTGGCGGCGTGCACGCGGTGCAGGATGTGAGCTTTACCGTCAAGGAGGGTAATATCCACTCCGTGATCGGGCCCAATGGCGCCGGCAAGACGACCCTGTTCAACCTGATCACGGGCGTCTACACGCCGAGCAAGGGAGAAATCCTGCTCAATGGCGAGAACGTGGCCGCCATGCCGCCCGATGCGCTGGCGCGGCGCGGCATGAGCCGCACCTTCCAGAACCTGCAAGTGTGCATGAACATGACGGCTATCGACAATGTGATGGTGGGCGCGCATCTGCGCCTGAACCAGAACCTGTTCGCTTCCATGCTGCGTTTGCCGTCCGTGCGCCGCGCGGATGCGGCTTGCCGCGACGAGGCGGCGGGCCTGATGGAATTCGTCGGCGTGGGCCGGCATATCGATGACGAGGCGGGACAGATGTCGTATGGCGCCTTGAAGCGCCTGGAAATTGCCCGCGCGCTGGCGGCCAAGCCGAAAGTGCTGCTGCTCGATGAACCGGCCGCGGGCCTGAACCACACGGAAACGGGCGAGATCGAAGCGCTGATCCGCAAGGTGGCGCAATCGGGCGTGACGGTGGTGCTGGTCGAGCATGACATGAAACTGGTGATGAATCTGTCGGACCATATCCTGGTGCTCGACTATGGCAAGAAGCTGGCCGAAGGGACCGCCGCCGAAGTGCGCGCCAATCCCGACGTGGTGGCGGCATATCTGGGGGTGGCGGCATGA
- a CDS encoding branched-chain amino acid ABC transporter permease, which produces MEVAQFLQFLYSGMTVGSAYALAALGFTIIYNTSGVINFAQGEFIMLGGMLAAVMSAAGVPLPLAIILAVIATGIVGLLMEKTVIEPAQNAQVITLLIITIGASLVLRGLVQIWLGKDTHSLPAFSGDAPIEFLGASLLPQSLWVLGVTVVIVLVLGWFFGRTLMGKAMLATSHNKLAAQLVGINTRKVLLFSFGLSALLGAAGGILVAPITYTSYDAGIMLGLKGFVAAVLGGLGGGAGAIAGGLILGIAEAMTAGYISSAYKDAVPFVLILLILFFLPQGLFGAKNSERV; this is translated from the coding sequence ATGGAAGTCGCACAATTTCTACAATTTCTGTATTCCGGGATGACGGTCGGTTCCGCCTACGCGCTGGCGGCGCTGGGCTTCACCATCATCTACAACACCAGCGGCGTGATTAATTTCGCCCAGGGCGAATTCATCATGCTGGGTGGGATGCTGGCTGCCGTGATGTCGGCCGCCGGCGTGCCGCTGCCGCTGGCCATCATCCTGGCCGTCATCGCCACCGGTATCGTTGGCCTGCTGATGGAAAAAACCGTGATCGAACCGGCGCAAAATGCACAGGTCATCACGCTCCTGATCATCACCATTGGCGCCTCGCTCGTGCTGCGCGGCCTGGTGCAAATCTGGCTGGGCAAGGACACGCATTCGCTGCCAGCGTTTTCCGGCGACGCGCCGATCGAGTTCCTGGGCGCCAGCCTGCTGCCGCAAAGCCTGTGGGTGCTGGGCGTCACCGTCGTCATCGTGCTGGTGCTGGGCTGGTTCTTCGGCCGCACGCTGATGGGCAAGGCCATGCTGGCCACCTCCCACAACAAGCTGGCCGCGCAACTGGTGGGCATCAACACGCGCAAGGTGCTGCTGTTCTCGTTTGGCCTGTCGGCCCTGCTGGGCGCTGCCGGCGGCATCCTCGTTGCACCGATCACGTATACGTCTTACGACGCGGGCATCATGCTGGGCCTGAAAGGCTTTGTCGCCGCCGTCCTCGGCGGCCTGGGTGGCGGCGCGGGCGCGATTGCCGGTGGCCTGATCCTCGGCATCGCCGAAGCCATGACGGCCGGCTACATCTCGTCGGCTTATAAAGATGCCGTCCCCTTTGTGCTGATTTTATTGATCCTGTTCTTCCTGCCGCAAGGCTTGTTTGGCGCTAAAAATTCGGAGCGTGTATGA
- a CDS encoding branched-chain amino acid ABC transporter permease, translated as MKSFFARSRHGGLLLLALVLAILPLFLTNAFYYDVAIRIALNAIVVIGLNLLMGYTGQISLGHAGFYGLGAYASAVLTTHYSWPPLAALAAGAVATGLLALLLARPVLKLKGHTLAMATLGLGIIISIVINNETQWTGGPDGIGVSAFSVAGLEIAGEKSWYILCAVLLLLVTWLALNLIDSPVGRALQAIHGSEVAARVVGVDTTRFKVRVFVLSAVIASIAGSISAHYIGFITPNLAGFFHSIELVTMVVVGGMASIFGSIIGAALLTILPQLLSSFEGWETVVFGVILMATMIFMPKGLVPSLASRSRKRAGVPQVPKAPEGAAKPPAQEV; from the coding sequence ATGAAGAGTTTCTTTGCCCGCTCACGCCACGGTGGCCTGTTGTTGCTGGCCCTGGTGCTGGCCATCCTGCCCCTGTTCCTCACCAATGCGTTCTATTATGACGTGGCGATTCGCATTGCCCTGAACGCCATCGTCGTCATCGGCCTGAACCTGCTGATGGGCTATACGGGCCAGATCAGCCTGGGCCACGCCGGTTTCTACGGCCTGGGCGCGTATGCGTCTGCCGTGCTGACCACGCACTACAGCTGGCCGCCGCTGGCCGCGCTGGCCGCAGGAGCGGTTGCCACGGGCTTGCTGGCCCTGCTGCTGGCGCGTCCCGTGCTGAAACTCAAGGGCCACACCCTGGCCATGGCGACCCTGGGCCTGGGCATCATCATTTCCATCGTCATCAACAACGAGACGCAGTGGACGGGCGGCCCTGACGGCATCGGCGTGTCCGCCTTCTCGGTCGCCGGGCTGGAAATCGCCGGCGAAAAATCGTGGTACATCCTGTGCGCCGTGCTGCTGTTGCTGGTGACGTGGCTGGCCCTGAACCTGATCGATTCGCCTGTCGGCCGCGCGCTGCAGGCCATCCACGGTTCGGAAGTGGCGGCCCGCGTGGTCGGCGTCGATACGACCCGCTTCAAGGTACGCGTGTTCGTGCTGTCGGCTGTCATTGCCAGCATCGCGGGCAGCATCAGTGCCCATTACATCGGTTTCATCACGCCCAACCTGGCGGGCTTCTTCCACTCGATCGAGCTGGTGACGATGGTGGTGGTGGGCGGCATGGCGTCGATCTTCGGCTCCATCATCGGCGCGGCCCTGCTGACTATCCTGCCGCAACTGCTGTCCAGTTTTGAAGGCTGGGAAACGGTGGTGTTTGGCGTGATCCTGATGGCCACCATGATCTTCATGCCGAAAGGCCTCGTGCCCAGCCTGGCCAGCCGGTCACGCAAACGGGCAGGAGTGCCGCAGGTACCCAAAGCCCCCGAAGGCGCGGCAAAACCACCGGCGCAGGAGGTATGA
- the paaY gene encoding phenylacetic acid degradation protein PaaY, with product MVKVYEINGVTPVVHPSAYVHPSAVLIGDVIIGPRCYIGPLASIRGDFGRLILEEGANLQDTCVMHGFPGCDTVVEVDGHVGHGAVLHGCRIGRNALVGMNAVVMDNAVIGEESIVAAMSFVKAGMIVTPRSMVVGTPAKIIRALTDDEIKWKSSGTGQYHELAVRSMQTMREVEALTEVEAGRQRLNFESALPLHLHKNAAAQ from the coding sequence ATGGTCAAAGTCTACGAAATCAACGGCGTCACCCCCGTCGTCCACCCCAGCGCCTATGTGCACCCGTCGGCCGTGCTGATCGGTGACGTGATCATCGGTCCGCGCTGCTATATCGGTCCGCTGGCCTCGATCCGCGGCGACTTCGGCCGCCTGATCCTGGAGGAGGGCGCGAACCTGCAGGACACCTGCGTCATGCACGGCTTCCCCGGCTGCGACACGGTGGTCGAAGTCGACGGCCATGTCGGCCATGGTGCCGTGCTGCATGGCTGCCGCATCGGCCGCAATGCGCTCGTCGGCATGAACGCCGTGGTGATGGATAACGCCGTCATCGGCGAGGAATCCATCGTCGCGGCCATGAGTTTTGTGAAGGCGGGCATGATCGTCACGCCGCGCAGCATGGTGGTGGGCACGCCGGCCAAGATCATCCGCGCGCTGACCGACGATGAAATCAAATGGAAAAGCTCGGGCACGGGCCAATATCACGAACTGGCCGTGCGTTCCATGCAGACGATGCGCGAGGTGGAGGCCCTGACGGAAGTCGAGGCCGGCCGCCAGCGCCTGAATTTCGAATCCGCCTTGCCGCTGCATTTGCACAAGAACGCAGCAGCGCAGTAA
- the paaK gene encoding phenylacetate--CoA ligase PaaK, whose translation MVQRTPAPNDLEPIERASKDELQALQLERMKWTLKHAYDNVPHYRAAFDEAGVHPDDLKSLSDLAKFPFTDKKVLRDNYPFGLFAVPREQVVRIHASSGTTGKATVVGYTQNDIDTWANVVARSIRAGGGRAGDMVHISYGYGLFTGGLGAHYGAERLGCTVIPMSGGQTEKQVQLIQDFKPSIIMVTPSYMLNIIEEFTRQGLDPAESSLKVGIFGAEPWTDAMRSEIEARAGIDAVDIYGLSEVMGPGVASECIESKDGPVIWEDHFYPEIIDPETGEVLPDGEEGELVFTSLSKEALPIIRYRTRDLTRLLPPTSRSMRRIGKITGRSDDMLIIRGVNVFPTQIEELILKMPKLAPQYQLVVTRDGHLDKLEVVAELRIDLTATISASETDALARELEHRIKTHVGVSTRVRLVAAAGIERTLTGKARRVVDQRPKIFS comes from the coding sequence ATGGTCCAGAGAACCCCAGCACCGAATGACCTCGAGCCGATCGAGCGCGCCAGCAAGGATGAACTGCAGGCGCTGCAGCTCGAACGCATGAAATGGACGCTCAAGCACGCGTATGACAACGTGCCCCATTACCGCGCCGCTTTTGACGAAGCGGGCGTGCATCCGGACGACCTGAAATCGCTGTCCGACCTGGCCAAATTCCCGTTCACCGATAAAAAAGTCTTGCGCGACAATTATCCGTTCGGCCTGTTCGCCGTGCCGCGCGAGCAGGTGGTGCGCATCCACGCGTCCAGCGGCACCACGGGCAAGGCCACGGTGGTCGGCTACACGCAGAACGACATCGATACCTGGGCCAACGTGGTGGCGCGCTCGATCCGCGCCGGCGGCGGCCGCGCGGGAGACATGGTGCATATCTCCTACGGCTATGGCCTGTTCACGGGCGGCCTGGGCGCGCATTACGGCGCCGAGCGCCTGGGTTGCACGGTCATTCCGATGTCCGGCGGGCAGACGGAAAAGCAGGTGCAACTGATCCAGGATTTCAAACCGTCGATCATCATGGTTACGCCATCGTACATGCTCAACATCATCGAGGAATTCACGCGCCAGGGTCTGGACCCGGCCGAATCGTCGCTGAAGGTGGGCATCTTCGGCGCCGAGCCGTGGACGGACGCCATGCGCTCGGAAATCGAGGCGCGTGCCGGCATCGACGCCGTCGACATCTACGGCCTGTCCGAAGTGATGGGCCCTGGCGTGGCATCCGAATGCATCGAAAGCAAGGACGGTCCCGTCATCTGGGAAGACCATTTTTACCCGGAAATCATCGATCCGGAAACGGGCGAAGTGCTGCCGGACGGCGAAGAGGGCGAGCTGGTGTTTACCTCGCTGTCGAAGGAAGCGCTGCCCATCATCCGCTACCGCACGCGCGACCTGACCCGCTTGCTGCCGCCGACATCGCGCTCGATGCGCCGCATCGGCAAGATCACCGGCCGCTCGGACGACATGCTGATCATCCGCGGCGTGAACGTCTTCCCCACGCAGATCGAAGAGCTGATCCTCAAAATGCCGAAGCTGGCGCCACAGTATCAATTGGTGGTCACGCGCGACGGCCACCTCGACAAGCTGGAAGTGGTCGCCGAGCTGCGTATCGACCTCACTGCCACCATCTCGGCCAGTGAAACGGACGCGCTGGCGCGCGAGCTGGAACACCGCATCAAGACACACGTGGGCGTGAGCACGCGCGTGCGCCTCGTGGCCGCCGCCGGCATCGAACGCACCCTGACGGGCAAGGCCCGCCGCGTGGTTGACCAGCGCCCGAAGATTTTTTCCTGA
- the paaZ gene encoding phenylacetic acid degradation bifunctional protein PaaZ, which translates to MAHISTLQSLIADRWLGESAAVPLHSALNNRVIYHTHAEKIDFDEAVTYARKTGVPGLMALDFQQRAARLKALALYLVERKEELYAISHLSGATRADSWVDIEGGTGTLFAYASMGSHELPSSNVLHEGPAIALGKKGGFAGTHILVPRGGLAVHINAFNFPIWGLLEKFAPSFLAAMPCIAKPATATSYLTQAVVRMMHESGLLPAGSLQLVIGSTGDLLDRLNGQDFVTFTGSAATAAKLRTNPNLIAQSVPFNGEADSLNCAILAPDVTPDDVEFDLFVKEVVREMTGKSGQKCTAIRRIIVPEHLMDAVGTRLRERLAKVVVGDPSIEGVRMGALASKEQQNDVAERVATLSQGNEVVFGAADGFSPLGDGALDGSFFSPTLLLCRDAFGNDAVHDVEAFGPVSTMMGYKDIDEALALAARGKGSLVSTLVTRDPKIAARVVPQVAATHGRVHVLERVASVDSTGHGSPLPQLKHGGPGRAGGGEELGGVRAVRHYLQRAAVQGSPTMLAAITGEYVRGADVNESPIHPFRKHFEDLKTGDSLLTHRRTVSEADIVAFGGISGDFFYMHFDEIAAKESQFGKRIAHGYFVLSAAAGLFVSPGVGPVLANYGLDNLRFVAPVAIGDTIRARLTCKRKVDRNRKDVFGVGQGVVAWDVQVTNQNEELVASYDILTLVSKRE; encoded by the coding sequence ATGGCTCATATATCCACCCTGCAAAGCCTGATCGCCGACCGCTGGCTGGGCGAAAGCGCTGCCGTGCCCTTGCACAGCGCCTTGAACAACCGCGTCATCTATCACACGCATGCGGAAAAGATCGACTTCGACGAAGCCGTCACGTATGCCCGCAAGACGGGCGTGCCGGGCCTGATGGCGCTGGACTTCCAGCAGCGCGCCGCGCGCCTGAAGGCGCTGGCCCTGTACCTGGTCGAGCGCAAGGAAGAACTGTATGCGATTTCGCACCTGTCGGGCGCCACGCGTGCCGACAGCTGGGTCGATATTGAAGGCGGCACGGGTACCCTGTTCGCCTACGCCAGCATGGGCAGCCACGAGTTGCCGTCGTCGAACGTGCTGCACGAAGGCCCGGCCATCGCGCTCGGTAAAAAAGGCGGTTTCGCCGGCACGCACATCCTGGTACCGCGCGGCGGCCTGGCCGTGCACATCAACGCCTTCAATTTCCCCATCTGGGGTTTGCTGGAAAAATTCGCGCCCAGCTTCCTGGCAGCCATGCCCTGCATCGCCAAACCGGCCACGGCGACCAGTTACCTGACGCAGGCCGTCGTGCGCATGATGCATGAATCGGGCTTGCTGCCGGCCGGCAGCTTGCAGTTGGTGATCGGTTCCACGGGCGACTTGCTGGACCGCCTGAATGGCCAGGATTTCGTGACATTCACGGGATCGGCCGCCACGGCCGCCAAGCTGCGCACGAATCCGAACCTGATCGCCCAATCCGTGCCCTTCAACGGCGAAGCCGATTCGCTCAATTGCGCCATCCTGGCGCCGGACGTCACGCCAGACGACGTGGAATTCGACCTGTTCGTCAAGGAAGTCGTGCGCGAGATGACGGGGAAATCGGGCCAGAAGTGCACGGCCATCCGCCGCATCATCGTGCCCGAGCACCTGATGGACGCCGTCGGCACGCGCCTGCGCGAACGCCTGGCCAAGGTGGTGGTGGGCGATCCGTCCATCGAGGGCGTGCGCATGGGCGCGCTGGCGTCGAAGGAACAGCAGAACGACGTGGCCGAACGGGTCGCCACCCTGTCGCAAGGTAATGAAGTGGTGTTCGGCGCGGCTGACGGTTTTAGTCCTTTGGGCGATGGTGCCCTTGACGGCAGCTTTTTCTCGCCGACCCTGCTGCTGTGCCGCGACGCTTTCGGCAACGATGCCGTGCATGACGTGGAAGCGTTCGGCCCCGTCAGCACCATGATGGGCTATAAGGACATCGATGAAGCGCTGGCCCTGGCAGCGCGCGGCAAGGGTAGCCTGGTGAGCACCCTGGTGACGCGCGATCCGAAGATCGCCGCGCGCGTGGTGCCGCAAGTGGCGGCCACGCATGGACGCGTGCACGTGCTCGAGCGCGTGGCGTCCGTCGATTCGACGGGCCATGGCTCGCCGCTGCCGCAACTGAAGCACGGCGGCCCTGGCCGCGCGGGCGGCGGCGAAGAGCTGGGCGGCGTGCGCGCCGTGCGCCACTACCTGCAACGGGCGGCCGTGCAAGGCTCGCCGACCATGCTGGCGGCCATCACCGGCGAATACGTGCGCGGCGCGGACGTCAATGAAAGCCCGATCCACCCGTTCCGCAAGCACTTCGAGGACTTGAAGACGGGCGACTCGCTGCTCACGCACCGCCGCACCGTCAGCGAAGCCGACATCGTCGCCTTCGGCGGCATTTCGGGCGACTTCTTCTACATGCACTTCGATGAAATCGCGGCCAAGGAGTCGCAGTTCGGCAAGCGCATCGCCCACGGCTACTTTGTGCTGTCGGCCGCCGCCGGCCTGTTCGTCTCGCCAGGCGTCGGTCCTGTGCTGGCCAACTATGGCCTGGACAACCTGCGCTTCGTCGCGCCGGTGGCGATTGGCGACACCATCCGCGCCCGCCTGACGTGCAAGCGCAAGGTCGACCGCAACCGCAAGGACGTGTTTGGCGTGGGCCAGGGCGTGGTCGCGTGGGACGTGCAGGTGACGAACCAGAACGAGGAACTGGTGGCCAGCTACGATATTCTGACCCTGGTGTCGAAGCGCGAGTAA
- a CDS encoding ABC transporter ATP-binding protein: MTMEIPQTPLVLDIAGLTSHYGRIQALHGIDLQVRQGQLVALVGANGAGKTTLLRAISGVQPISAGSIAFAGQDVSRMSADRRVRAGICQVPEGRQVFGPMTVEDNLRLGAFTRPPQDVAGDMERMYGLFPILKEKRLLLAGTLSGGQQQMLAMARALMGRPQLLLLDEPSMGLAPLLIAEIFRIVAELRDQGITIFLVEQNAHAALSIADVGYVIETGAITLSGPGPELLHNEQVQSAYLGM; the protein is encoded by the coding sequence ATGACAATGGAAATACCTCAGACTCCGCTGGTGCTCGATATCGCCGGCCTGACCAGTCATTATGGCCGCATCCAGGCTTTGCACGGCATCGACCTGCAAGTGCGTCAGGGCCAGCTGGTGGCGCTGGTGGGCGCGAATGGCGCCGGCAAGACAACCCTGCTGCGGGCGATCTCCGGCGTGCAGCCGATCAGCGCCGGCAGCATCGCCTTCGCCGGCCAGGACGTCAGCCGCATGAGCGCCGACAGGCGCGTGCGCGCCGGCATCTGCCAGGTGCCGGAAGGGCGGCAAGTGTTCGGCCCCATGACGGTGGAAGACAACCTGCGCCTGGGGGCTTTTACACGCCCACCGCAGGACGTGGCCGGTGACATGGAGCGCATGTACGGCCTGTTCCCGATACTGAAGGAAAAGCGCTTGCTGCTGGCCGGGACGTTATCGGGCGGACAGCAGCAGATGCTGGCCATGGCGCGCGCGCTGATGGGCCGTCCGCAACTGCTGCTGCTCGATGAACCGAGCATGGGCCTGGCGCCGCTCCTGATCGCGGAGATATTCCGTATCGTGGCCGAGCTGCGCGACCAGGGCATCACCATCTTCCTCGTCGAGCAGAACGCGCACGCCGCCCTGTCGATCGCCGACGTGGGCTACGTGATCGAGACGGGCGCCATCACGCTGTCCGGTCCGGGGCCTGAATTGCTGCATAACGAGCAGGTGCAAAGTGCCTATCTGGGCATGTGA
- a CDS encoding ABC transporter substrate-binding protein, translating into MIANIFKKTLIAGVLAMSAVGAYAADNIKIGSVLSVTGPAAFLGDPELKTLQLYIEKINAAGGVLGRKLELVHYDDGSDAAKANGFTKRLIESDKVDVLIGGTTTGATMAMAPLVERASMPFISLAGAVVIIDPVKKWVFKTPHTDRMAAEKVFEDMKKRGISKVGLLSETSGFGASGRKESQIVASKYGITLVADETYGPKDTDITAQLTRIKNTAGVQAVFVFGLGQGPAVVTKNYGQLGMAALPLYQSHGVASDEYLKLSGKAAEGVRLPTPALLIGAMLPDSDAQKAIVVGYDKTYKDRYKIDPSTFGGYALDALNLSVDAIKRAGGTDRDKVRAALESTKGFVGTTGVFNMSAKDHMGLDLSAFRMVEVKNGEWQLSK; encoded by the coding sequence ATGATTGCCAATATCTTCAAGAAAACCCTGATCGCCGGCGTGCTGGCCATGTCCGCCGTGGGCGCGTATGCGGCCGATAACATCAAGATCGGCTCCGTGCTGTCCGTCACGGGACCTGCCGCCTTCCTGGGCGACCCGGAACTGAAAACCCTGCAGCTGTATATCGAGAAGATCAACGCGGCCGGCGGCGTCCTGGGACGCAAGCTGGAACTCGTGCATTACGATGACGGCAGCGATGCCGCCAAGGCCAACGGTTTTACCAAGCGCCTGATCGAGTCCGACAAGGTCGATGTACTGATCGGCGGCACCACCACCGGCGCGACGATGGCGATGGCGCCGCTGGTGGAGCGCGCCAGCATGCCGTTCATCTCGCTGGCCGGCGCCGTGGTCATCATCGACCCGGTCAAGAAATGGGTGTTCAAGACGCCGCATACGGATCGCATGGCGGCAGAGAAGGTGTTCGAGGACATGAAGAAGCGCGGCATCAGCAAGGTGGGCCTGCTGTCGGAAACGAGCGGCTTTGGCGCTTCGGGCCGCAAGGAATCGCAAATCGTCGCCTCGAAATACGGCATCACGCTGGTGGCCGATGAAACCTACGGCCCGAAAGACACGGACATCACGGCGCAGCTCACGCGCATCAAGAATACTGCTGGCGTGCAAGCCGTCTTCGTCTTCGGCCTGGGCCAGGGCCCGGCGGTCGTGACCAAGAACTATGGCCAGCTGGGCATGGCCGCGCTGCCGTTGTACCAGTCGCATGGCGTGGCGTCCGACGAATATCTCAAATTGTCGGGCAAGGCCGCCGAAGGCGTGCGTCTGCCAACGCCAGCCCTCCTGATCGGCGCCATGCTGCCGGACAGCGATGCGCAAAAGGCTATCGTCGTCGGCTACGACAAGACGTATAAGGACCGCTACAAGATCGACCCATCGACCTTTGGCGGCTATGCGCTCGACGCCCTGAACCTGTCGGTCGACGCCATCAAGCGCGCCGGCGGCACGGACCGCGACAAAGTGCGGGCGGCGCTGGAGTCGACCAAGGGTTTTGTCGGCACGACGGGCGTCTTCAACATGTCGGCCAAAGACCACATGGGCCTGGATCTGTCGGCTTTCCGCATGGTCGAAGTGAAGAACGGCGAATGGCAATTGTCGAAATGA